The stretch of DNA gagaaagagtttctctcgaaagaagtgagtgggaggaaagtagaacttgatgaggtaactgtacctgctcccttattggaaagtagttcatcacagaaatctgttcctgtgtctactacaccaattagtgaggaagctaatgatgatgatcatgtaacttcagatcaagttactaccgaacctcgtaggtaaaccagagtgagatccacaccagagtggtacggtaatcctgttctggaggtcatgttacttgaccatgacaagcctacgaactatgaggaagcgatgatgagcccagattccacgaaatgtcttgaggccatgaaatctaagatgagatccatgtatgagaacaaagtatggactttgattgacttgcccattgatcgacgagccattgagattaaatggatcttcaagaggaagatagacgctgatagtagtgttactatctacaaagctagaattgtcgcaaaaaggttttcgacaagttcaaggtgtttactacgatgagagtttctcactcgtatctatgcttaagtctgtccaaatcatgttagcaattgccgcattttatgaaatctggcaaatcgataaacaaaactacattccttaatggatttattaaagaagagttgtatatgattcaaccagaaggttttgtcaatcctaaaggtactaacaaaatatgcaagctccagcgatccatctatggactggtgcaaacatctcggagttggaatatacgctttgataagttgatcaaagcatatagttttatacagacttgcgatgaagcctgtatttacaagaaagtgagtgggagcactacaacatttctgataagtatatgtatgacatattgttgatcggaaatgatgtagaattattctgcaaagcataaaggaatgtttgaaaggagtttttttcaaagaaagacctcggtgaagctgcttacatattgagcatcaagatctatagagatagatcaagacgcttgataagtttttcaatgagtacataccttgacaagattttgaagtagttcaaaatgaaacagtcaaagaaggagttcttgcctgtgttacaaggtgtgaagttgagtaagactcaaaaacccgaccacgacagaagatagagagagaatgaaagtcattccctatgcctcagccataggttctataaagtatgccatgctgtgtaccagacctattgtataccctgccctgagtttggaaaaggagtacaatagtgatctaggagtagatcactggacattggtcaaaattatccttagtggaataaggatatgtttctcgattatggaagtgacaaaaggttcatcgtaaagggttacgttgatgcaaattttgacactgatccagatgactttaaactcaatctggatacatattgaaagttggagcaattagctagagtagctctgtgcagagccttgttgacatagaaatttgcaaaatacttacggatctgaatgtggcagacccgttgactaaacttctctcacaagcaaaacatgatcacacctcagtactctttgggtgttaatcacatagcgatgtgaactagattattgactctagtaaaccctttgggtgttggtcacatatcgatgtgaactatgggtgttaatcacatggtgatgtgaactattggtattaaatcacatggcgatgtgaactagattattgactctagtgcaagtgggagactgaaggaaatatgccctagaggcaataataaagttattatttatttccttatatcatgataaatgtttattattcatgctagaattgtattaaccggaaacataatacatgtgtgaatacatagacaaacagagtgtcactagtatgcctctacttgactagctcattgatcaaagatggttatgtttcctaaccatagacctgagttgtcatttgattaacgggataacatcattaggagaatgatgtgattgacttgacccattccgttagcataacacttgattgtttagtttgttgctattgctttcttctgacttatacatgttcctatgactatgagattatgcaactcccgtttaccagaggaacactttgtgtgctaccaaatgtcacaacgtaactgggtgattataaaggtgctctaaaggtgtctccaaagatacttgttgggttggcgtatttcgagattaggatttgtcactccgattgtcagagaggtatctctgggcccactcggtaatgcacatcactataagacttgcaagcattacaactaatgagttagttgcgcgatgatgtattacggaacgagtaaagagacttgccggtaacaagattggactaggtattgagataccgacgatcgaatctcgggcaagtaacataccgatgacaaagggaacaacgtatgttgttatgcggtctgaccgataaagatcttcgtagaatatgtgggagccaatatgagcatccaggttccgctattggttattgaccggagatgtgtctcggtcatgtctacatagttctcgaacccgtagagtccgcacgcttaaagtttgttgatggttatattatgagtttatgtgttttgatgtaacgaaggagatcggaatcccggatgagatcagggaaatgacgaggagtctcgaaatggtcgagacgtaaagatcgatatattggacgactatatttggacatcggaaaggttccgagtgattcgggtattttcgggagtaccgaggagttacgggaattcgtattgggccttaatgggccatacgggaaaggagagaaaggcctcaaagggtggccgcacccctccccatgggctggtccgaattggactagggaggggggcccccttccttccttctccttttcccttccctttccttccctcctactcctactacttggaagggtccctagttctactaggaaaggggggaatcctactcccagtgggagtaggactcccctagggcgcgccatagagagggccggcccctcccctcctctactcctctatatacgtggccagggggcaccccatagacacaacaattgatctcttgatctcttagccgtgtgcggtgcccccttcaccataatccacctcagtcatatcatagcggtgcttaggcgaagccctgcgtcggttgaacatcatcatcgtcaccacgccgccgtgctgacgaaactctccctcaacactcggctagatcggagttcgaaggacgtcatcgagttgaacgtgtgcagaactcagaggtgccgtgtgttcggtacttgatcggttggatcgtgaagacgtatgactacatcaaccgcgttgtgctaacgcttctactttcggtctacgagggtacgtggaaaacactctcccctctcattgttgtgcatcaccatgatcttgcgtgtccgtaggaaatattttgaaattgctacgttccccaacaggaaaccCTAGAGGTGGCGTCCCCTTGCTTGGGGGCaacccacccccttggccgccgcccctccctgtAGATCTCAtctaaagggggccggcccccttcctccttcccctataaatagaggggcaaggggagggctgcacaccacatcaaaggcacagcccctcccctccccaacacctctcctcctccgttaagagcttggcgaagccttgccggagtactgccgctccaccaccaccacgccgtcgtgctgctgttggagctctcttcctcaacttctccctcctccttgttggatcaaggcgcgaGAGACGCCTCcattccgtatgtgtgttgaacgcggaggtgccgtccgttcggcgctaggatcatcggtgatttggatcacgacgagtatgactccatcaaccccgttctcttgaacgcttccgctcgcgatctacaagggtatgtacgtagatgcactcctctccctcccgttgctagatgactccatagattgatcttggtgatgcgtagaaaattttaaatttctgctacgatccccaacacctgTGTGCTCTTACATCATTTGTAGGTATTGAGTGTTGTGATAATCGCCATAGGAACATTCTTACTTTTCCGAGGACCGCCGTCTTCCACAGCAATttccactcctcctctttggccGAGTTAGACGGGCCGGCAGACCCCTCGAGCCAGGCTTCCCTTCTTTGCCGGATTGCCCCAAGCATGTTATATGCTGAAGAACTATAAAGTTTCCTTTCTTGTCGAAAAACCAGCTCCAGAAATCAGGGATGTTTCTTGTGCTAGTATGACCTTCACTTTTTGTGTGTTCCACTTGGCTGACGTTGAGTCAATCAACTCCGAAACAAGGGTGGGAAGATTCTGTGATATACATCCGTAGGGGCGCATCATCTCGCCCCGTGGCAGCCATTTATCTTCCTAGATCCTCGTGTCACCTCCATTACCAATCCTCTTAATCAAACCCAGTTTGAGAGTATCTCTTCCTTCTATCATTGCCCTCCAAATTTGACTCGGGCGGTTTCCCAAGACCGCCTCAAGTATTGTTGAGTCTGGGTAGTAGATGCTCTTCAAAATTCTGGCACTAAGCGATTCCGGGTTTTGCAGTAGTCGCCAGGCTTGCCTAGCAAGCATAGCCATGTTAAAAAGCTCAAAATATTTAAAGCCGAGACCCCCCATGCTCTTTGGTTGCGTCATTGTTTTCCAAGACACCCAATGTGGTTTCCGCTACCCCTGTTTGGAACCCCACCAAAACTTTCTGATAGGCATGTTGAGGTGTTCACAAAGGCCCCTCGAAAGCTTAAAGCATGACATAGAATATACAGGGATGGCCTGTGCAACCGCTTTCACCAACACCTCCTTCCCCGCCGCTGACATGGTATTTTCAATCCAACCCTGAATATATAGGAACTAATCTTCAGCTGTTGCGGGACTTTGCGGGGCGGTGCGCCAGGTATTCCAACCCAGCTGTTGCAGTGTCCAGTTGATCTTGGACATGACCAGAGGGCAAAAGATCGACCCGCGAGAAATTTTTCAGAGTCAATTTTCTTCGGGAACACTGCATCTGAAACCATTTTGCTTTATCAAAGTATAAGTAGATATTGTTTCATACTTTACACAACGACCACGTAACAACCGCATGCACAACATCAGCACTTTCGTGCACGGGCTAGCAGCATTCTCAAAAGTGGATCCGCTTTTCAAACCAATATAAGGCCAAATTTCATTCCACAATTCAGTGGCAATCATGCAGTAGAAAATAAGTGACTACACGTTTCAATTTCACTACAGAAAACAAATACCAAGTCCCATAAAAAAATACATATGGGGTTCAGAAACATTTTTTTCATTACGGAGGCAGAATATTTGCCTCATTCATTAATTAAAAAGAAGACAGGCAAGACTTTTTCAGATATAAAAGGAATGACGTAAGATTACAACTAAGATCATTGCTCCCGTGTCATAATTCTCTCTAGTAAGGCAGTTTTGCACAGCAATGAATGAACCAAAGCTTTCCGTCCTCCTTGATGGCTTGCAGGAGAATTGTGGGTGCACAGAATTTGTTGTGAAAGACCCGCAAATTTCTTTCACTACAAATGCCCCAAGCAATGAGCATGGTGATAGAGGACATCGCTCTTCTATTTACCTTCATTTCATTTTGACATGTTGGCTCACCAATCCTTTATAGATCACTATGTCGCCCACCTTTACATGTGAATGCTCTGAAGGTTTAACCAATCCTTGACCATTCTCGAATGTCTTAAAGTGTACCGCCCACTTATTATCTTACTTGCACAATGGGCAAAGGCCACAATTTGGCCATCCCCGCTTGGTCAAATGGTCGGCAATCCAATGCCTATGCCAAATAGCTGACCACACAAAGGATTATATAGGGGAGCGAGTGCAATTTGGGGGTCCGGCGAATTTGTCATGAGGTCACTAGCTCTTGAGGTGGTCAAACCATGTGTGATGTCTTAGATTGAATCTACTTTAGGCTAAACTAGAGCTTCGATTCCTTCATCGTCTTTGCCCTCAAAGTCGAAGTCCCCCTCTTCATCATATTCTCGAAGTATTTATAAGTGTCCTTGGTTGGTTTGACTGCCCTCCACCTTGGTCTCCAAGTTTTGGACGACTCGAACTCCTCCTCGTTTGGTAGTCGAATGCCTTCCTCCTTGGGAGTCTATGGGACACCCGTTTGAAGTAGTTACCCGTGACAGTGAGGACACAGCCTGTCTGTGGAGCTTGGATCCGGGCCCGCCCAGATGACCTATCTAGGGCTACAAGCGACATGATCTTGGGTAGAAGCCCACTTCCCGTCGACACAATGTTTCCACATAGTATGAATCTATATAGGAAAAACACCCCAAAAATTAAAAGTAGAAGAATTAACATTGTGAACCCCTTTAGCATCAAACTTCCACATAATAGCACCCCCCTGTTCACTTTAACCGAAGGGAGGCTGACAGTTTTCAACAATTAAACAAAATTGCTTGTAGGTTTCACGCGACAACAAGAGCATATAACATATGATGTGTTGTCCCTTCTATTTCCTGCGTACATGGCGGCTAGGGTTTAACCCTCTTCTCCGGCATGGCCTTTGTTCCCACCATCTAGGCATGGGGTGACGAAGGGAAACTCGGTTTCTCCGTCCAATGTGTACTTTGTTTTTGTATAGATTTTTGTTCACGTGTCTCAACGATGATGATGGGTGGCGAAAACATCACAACAGTGGAATAACTCCCTCTGGTCTCCTTCCCGTCCCGATAGTATTCGCTCCAAAATCGATGGTAGGCTTGTGAGGGTGTGGTCCCATGCATCTAGGCAGCAAGATCTATTGGATGATGTGATGGTGCCGGCGATGGCGGACAAGGTATCAAAACTGATGTTGAATCTTGATAAGTGTTAAGGTGGCACGGNNNNNNNNNNNNNNNNNNNNNNNNNNNNNNNNNNNNNNNNNNNNNNNNNNNNNNNNNNNNNNNNNNNNNNNNNNNNNNNNNNNNNNNNNNNNNNNNNNNNNNNNNNNNNNNNNNNNNNNNNNNNNNNNNNNNNNNNNNNNNNNNNNNNNNNNNNNNNNNNNNNNNNNNNNNNNNNNNNNNNNNNNNNNNNNNNNNNNNNNNNNNNNNNNNNNNNNNNNNNNNNNNNNNNNNNNNNNNNNNNNNNNNNNNNNNNNNNNNNNNNNNNNNNNNNNNNNNNNNNNNNNNNNNNNNNNNNNNNNNNNNNNNNNNNNNNNNNCCCCCCAACCTTTGACCAATTTCTGAAGAATTTTTTAGGGAGACTTAGATTAGAACATTTTTAGCATTTGCCCCCCCAGACACTGATGATTTGTGTTTTGCCCCCAGAGTTTTTGGGCTAGCTCCGCCACtgacggtgtgtgtgtgtgtgtgtgtgtgtgtgttgtttctAGGATTATGATCTGTCTTTGCTGTTAAACATTGTATCCATGGGGTGTGTATAAACCGTGTTAGTTAGGATGTGTGGCGTGTGTTGTATTTAGTTAGGTTAGGTTAGGTTGTTGTGATCTGATCCTAGTAGTTAGCTTGGAGATCAATCCACACCTAAACCTAACCTAACCTCCTCTGTAATCCGTGCCTCCTCTGGCTATATTAACACGCAACGCGCCTCTGCTAATGCATGCGCTTCCAGCCTCATTTCACATGGCATACAGATCCTAGTACTTCCAATACATCTAGGttatgtcttcctcctcctccctcgccatGGCCACGCCCTCTCTCGCCTCCCTCGGTCACACCATCACGGAGAAACTTACCCGTGAAAACTTCCTGGTGTGGAAGGCGCAAGTCCTCCCGCACGTCAGGGCTACGACGATGATGGGTTACCTTGACGGCTCGATCAAGGAACCTGCTGCTGTCATCGTCACCGAGAAGGAGACCGCCAGGAAGAAGGAGACCACCTCCACACCGAACCCAAAGCATGCGATCTGGGTCACCCAAGATCAATAGGTGCTCACTTTTTTGCTTGCCTCCTTGTCCCGCGAGGTTCTGATGCAAGTTTCCAACCACACCACGGCCGCGGGTGTCTGGCAAGCCCTGTTCGAGAGCTTCTCTGCGCAGTCCGGGGGTGCGCCAGATCCAGCTCCGATCGGCGATCGAAAACGCTCACAAGAGCGACCTCTCCGCTGCTGCTTACTTCACCAAGATGAAGGGGCTAGCGGATGAGCTCGCTGCTGCAGGGAAACCCCTCGATGAAGATGATGTCGTGTCGCACATCTTGGAGGGTCTACACGAGCCCGACTACAACGGGTTCGTCAGCGCCATCTCCATGCGCGCTGTCACCGATCACCCGATCGGCCTCAGCGaactgttctcgcttctgctctctgcgGAAGCCCGGATCACTGCGCAGCACGCCGCCTACACCGCCCACCACTCCGCCAACCTCACTGCGAAAGGTGGTCGCGGTGACTACGGCGGCGGACGTGGCGGTCAGTGTGGCGGACGCGGTGGGTACAACGTCAACAACTACTTCGACAACTCGGGCAacggtggcggcggtggtgcgCCGCGCCAACCGGGTGGTGATCGCGGTGACCGCGAGCGCTGCCAAATCTGCAAGGAGGACGGCCACGGTGTGGCGCTGCAGGAAGCGGTTTGACAAAAGCTACAACAACAAGAACACGCGCCATTCCAGCCTCGTTTCACATTTGCAACCGCTCCTTTCTGACTACAATTTCTCTGGCGGTGAGGTAGACGGGGTTCTTCTTGTGGGTTGGCTATAAGAAGATGAGGTTGAAAGACTTTGGATACCACGATGTATTCTCTTTTCTTGGTTTGAATCTTTCAGTGTATTCCTTGATGTTTGTCAGATATACCAAAAAGCCGGAATGTATTTCTTCAGATGAGAAAGCTAAGCCCTTCATTACTTTAGCCATGTATAAACTTGTGTGCTGTACAAATGACTTGTTTTTGAAAAGGACTTGCCAAACGCAAACATAAACATGAGCAGGAGGAAATTACCAAGTCACCCTTGATTATAACAATCTACCGACCAGGACTGCTGTATTGTCATTCGAAGGTCAAGTCGGGCGACGTGTCGAACTCCGGCGACCCGAGGTCGGGCAGCCCGTCAAACACGCCGGGCGGGGCGCACTTCGGCGGGTGCGCCAGCGGCTGCACCACGCCCCGGACGCTGCCGGCGGTGGTTGCCGCGTGGGCCCGGCGCGGCAGCGGCCGGAAGATGGCGGCCGGCGGGAAGCCGGTGAGCTCCTGCACCATGGCGCGGAAGTTGGACACGTCGGTCGCCACAACGGTGGTGGACGACCGGCGCGACGCCGACGCCGGGTGCTTCCTCCTGGCGCGCCGCGGCgacggctgctgctgctgccgctgcgcgTCCGAGGGGACCTGGCCGGCGGCCGTCCGCGTCGCCGCCGTGTTGCATGGCTGGTACTTGGCGCTGGACTCCATGATACGCGCCGCCGCGGCCGAGCGGTCTCGCTCGCTGCAGGAGTACATCGCCGGGAGTCGTCTAGTCTAGGAATTAGGATGGCCACGCACGGCGGCACGGGCTAGCGGCGTGTGTCCGCGAACTTGCCGAGGGGGTCCGTTTGACGTGTGCATTTATATAGCAAGCCCGGCAGGAATTGACCTGAAGAATGTACAGTAGCACGACTCTTCATTTTtctagcaccagcagtttggctgaGCAGTGCTGCTGAAGCTGGAACTTTTTTTTTGACTGGAACCCGCTGAATTgagaagggcatgtacaatggtgttaTCTTACGAGTATCACATAAGATAAATGATAGGGTGGAGGAGATAGAACTCATAAGAAAATGCTTGTCTTttcttatttaagataagacaagagatgatctcttagcacaatatgtctcaccacatttttaggaattgctagttattgaagataagactaagagatgtcccattgtagacatttttctttgtcatatctaaattacatgcaaaactTAAAATAAtattatcttatcaaccattgtacatgccctaagcttTGTTTTAACCTAGATTTGCGGAGTCATGGTTGTTCTGACTACCTGTGCAAATCAGCGGCGGCATCTTTAACCTACGTTATCTTGTTGGcggcatttgatttatttatttttggaaATTAACCTAACCCTATCTATCTGGATGCACGTTTCAAAGGCGTTCTTATCTACTAGAAGGGTtgggcgcgctttggtgcgctgttGATGTTGTTAAGATTCTTAaaaaaatacttatttattttaaaaTATAAGATGTATTTTTTTAAATCCAACCtctttaagtttgatcaaatttatgaaaaaatatatCAAAATTCGTAATATCAAATTGGTgttattagattcatcatgaaagaaTTTTCATAAATTTTTTGGCttaacattgtgaatgttgatatttttggcTCTAAACTTGATCAAAATTAAAGAAATTTGACTTTTCAAAGGATTAATACCCCTTGTATTttgaaactaatggaatatttactTTGGTGGATGAGGGAGACGAATGAGTGTGTTTTATGTTTATTTATAACACGGTTATTTGGTGGGCCTTTCATAGTGTGATTCTGTGTTATGCACTAATCAACTCATACCTTTGTGGGTAAATTTTTGTGTTAGTGGATACATATACTCATTGGTGCTATAGTATCATCGCATGATGGCACTTCTTTTTTCTAGGTGGTAAGAGGGTGCACAGAGTTGATATATTTTTCTAGCCCGTTGGTgttgattgatttgaaaaatcgtTGGTCCAATCAAAATCATAAACCAAATTTAAAATTGAATACCTCAATAGAACAAAAGAGCTTCGCTATTAGGGAATAtgatgaattaaaataattaaatgaaAGAGCTTCTTGAGAAATTATTGACCCGACCAAATCAGGTGACCAAGTTCTAAACTAAACGACCTCAATTAATTGTGAGTACTTAATCAAGTTTATAATTTGGTCCTGTTCCCCTAAGGCGACGGCCTAGGGTTCTCCAGTCCTCCAGTGACTGCGTCGTGAGTCTAGTTTTTTCCGGCGAGAGACGATCTCTATCCTCCTCTCCCACCCTCCGTCCTCCCTTCCCGATCGGGCTGAACTAGTGGGCGACTGAATCGCCTACCGGGCCTTGGCGGGGAGCAGGGTGTTGCTAGGGTTTGGGAGGAGTCGTCGTTTGTTTTCCTGCCGGTTCGCTGGGAGACATGGCTAGTCAGGGGGCATGAAGAACCGCCCAAAGGGCCGGGAGTTGACGGCGCCACCGATCTTCTTGATTGCCTAACCTTGCAGGAGGACGAACTTGATGATTTGGTTTGGGAAGATGAGATCGATACAGAGGAGGTCAAGCCAAAGTGGCTAGCGCTTGGGCGTCTACTGGCAACCAAAACGTTTAGTCAGAGCGCCCTCATTGGTGACATGTGGGCGACATGGAATCTGGCACAGAACGTAGTTTGGAGGAGGATAAACCCTAACCTCTTCTCTATCCAATTCAACTGTTTGGGTGATTGGAACAAGGCCATGCACCAAGGTCTCTGGGATTTCAAAGGTTATGCATTAATTCTTGCTGAGTATGATGGTTTCTCCAAGCCTGAAAAAGGTAAAGCTTGATCGTTTGGAAACTTTGGCACTAATTCATAAACTGCCCAATGGAGTTTTGAGAAACAAAAGTTTTCTAGAAAATTTAGCGAGACTCATTGGCGAAGTACAAGAGGTTCAGGTCATGCTACCCAATGGTTTTGTTGGTGAGTTTATAAGAGTTAGAGTAAGGCTGGATGTTAGCAAAAAACCAACAAGAGTCATCAGATTTACGAAGGCAGGTGTAACTGAACCTTACAATGTGAAGTTTGGGAAGCTCCCAACCTTTTGTTATGAGTGCGGTA from Triticum dicoccoides isolate Atlit2015 ecotype Zavitan chromosome 6A, WEW_v2.0, whole genome shotgun sequence encodes:
- the LOC119317474 gene encoding uncharacterized protein LOC119317474, encoding MYSCSERDRSAAAARIMESSAKYQPCNTAATRTAAGQVPSDAQRQQQQPSPRRARRKHPASASRRSSTTVVATDVSNFRAMVQELTGFPPAAIFRPLPRRAHAATTAGSVRGVVQPLAHPPKCAPPGVFDGLPDLGSPEFDTSPDLTFE